Within Rissa tridactyla isolate bRisTri1 chromosome 4, bRisTri1.patW.cur.20221130, whole genome shotgun sequence, the genomic segment CTCTGTCCGCCTTAGGCGGTGTTCAGACTCCTGCGCCTTCTGCGTATTACTTGGAAATTGAGGGGAGCTGCCTTCCAAAAGTAGGATGCATGGACAAGCGCTCTTTTCTGGAATGCTTTATATCTGAATACAGTGCATGTTAGGATGCCTGAGAAACAGGCTGAGAAGTCAAGTCTTAGATTAGCTACACGATATATATATTAGGTGTTTACTTATGCATGGGTTTGCCAGCAACTAATATACAAATAGGTCATTAAGTTTACGAAAGGGAGGCTCACATGTCGTAGGAAACAACATTGCTGTTGATCTTTGCTTAAAACTTCCCAGGAGAGcagggttttggtgggagagcaGCGTGGCTGAATGGCTTTTGAACAGCTCTTCGCTGCTTGCTGGGTTTTCTCCCCTGATTCCTTCCCTGCTGTTTGCCAACAGAAGTGGTACAAAAGGTGAACAAGATGATCGCAACGGGGCAGTACGGAAGGCTCTTTGCTGTGGTCCACTTTGCCAGCAAGCAGTGGAAAATAACCAGCGAAGACTTGATTATGATGGACAACGTGCTGGAGGCTGAATGTGGAGACCGAATCCGGATGGAAAAGGTGACGTGCCTGTGATGCCATGCTGTGTATGGGGCCAGAGCAAATTGCCTGCGAACATTCCCTGAGGCAAAACCCATAActggtttttaaaaacaagtcCTGCAGAGCTCCTGTTGGATCTTCTGCTCCCACTCCAGCTATGTGCTTTGCCTGAGTTTTGTTCCAATTTCAGCTACTCTGTTAGTGATAATGTTATTGTGATTTCTGTGAAACAGGGTTGGAATGAGTCGTGCCAGACTCTGTTAGGAGACAGATTTCTGTTGTACTAACTTCATCCAAAACCGAAAAATTACAGTTGTTGTTTCTAGAGACGGCAGCTAAAGACTGTGTTTACCTTAAGCCTCTAACACCCAAAATACTTGCAGTGCTCCCAGAGGGACTGTCACTGCTCAGTGCTTTGCAAGATCCTTATCGCACTGAGTGCGTTgggtggagggagagggatgGTGCGTGAAGGGGAGGCGTGCCAAGATGCAATTCCGTATCTTTGTCCTTAGCCTTGGTTAACTAGCAGGAACTTGTAGAGGCTCATTAATCCAAATCTTAAATGAAAGGTTATGAAGCGGGATTCTGTTGGCTAAACGTTTGTTGTTAGAGCCCAGTGAGCAGCAAAGGAGAGCTGGGCAGTTCTACTCATCCGTTGCTTTGAAGCCCAGTTTTGAGGCAGCTTTTCTGGCATGCTTTCGGCTGTGTCCTGCATCCTTGTGTACAACAGAGAGAGCAGCGATTTGCACGGAGAGGCAGCTAGGAAGGCAAAGGTCTAGGTGGGAGTGAAGAAGGTGAAAAATTTGCCTAACCACCATAACCCTTCGGGGACTTCACTGGCAAGTATCTGTCTAAAACAAAAGTCAGAACATCTCATGGCCATTTGTGTGTTGCTTTTGACTGCTGCCATACAGTCagcgtggggaaggaggcagTCTGTAAGAGATGCTGCCTCTTCTCCCCATACCCTCTCTCTTACCCTGCCTGCTCCTTTAGATAGGCTGAAGTGCCCTGAAACAAAGGGGCTAGAACCTGGGGTGGTGCATCCCCCCCGATGTTCATTTATTGCCTGCCTTGAGGCCTCATGGAGGAGAATGAGGAAAGTGGTTTTTTTACTGGGATACATAGCAATTGCTATAAAAATCCAAGGATTCTAGGAGCTGCCATTCATCCGGATCCCACGCAAGGCATATTATTCTTCTGCCCTGTATTGCCTGTCATATCCTTTACAACTGCTGGCGAGCCAGAACAGAGAGGTTCAGCGTGTTCTGATCAGCGTGAAAGATACTTGTAAAGCATGTTTCCGTAGGATAAGCTGTCCTGGAGACTGTCTGTTTAGTGAACCTTTTTCTCACTCGTTAGCTGCCTTTCCCCACCATTCCTCTCCAGTAACAGTGTCAGGTTTGAAACTTGTAAAGGCCTATTTTTAAGCAGTTTGACTCCTTTGTGGTGACTGTAGAATTTGGAAGATATTGCTTGCATTTCTCCTGGGACAATGAGCCATATGCCTGATTTATTTTCCATAGGTTTTGCTGGTTGGTGCTGATGACTTCACGCTTATTGGAAGGCCTCTCCTGGGGTAAGATGTCTCATACAAGAATTATTTTCAGGACAATTCTTGTACTTAATTGTAGCTTCAGGGCTCCTACAGTTCCTGAAACTGAACAGAAACCTGGATTTATCAGCACTAGCTTTTTTCGCAGCCCTGTGGCTTTTGAAAGCATCACCAGTAAACCAAGCTCGTCAGCCCCTGCTGACTCTAACCATTGCCACGGTGCCaggacagagcagcagcaccCATTGCTAAGGTAACTGCAGGATATTCACCTCTGTTGGCTTGGATCTTTTTTTCATAAGTTTTGCACAAACTAGCAGTAAATCTTGCCCTTCGACATCTTTACTCCCGTAACCTAATTCCAGTGATAGTCATCTCAGAATAAGCCAGAAATCCTTGCCCATCTCTTAATCTCTTAATTTGACTTGGGTTTTCTAAGCGATTTCCTTCTGCCCTTGTCTTAACCTAGCAGGCCTTAATCTTAATTTTAGAGTTCCTAATTTTCCCTTCCTCCTAGTCACATAGTCCAGCAGTCACAGAGCTGAGGAGAAGGAGTTTACCTGCTTGGCACCCTCTCCATCCCAGTGCTGTAGCAGCTGCTATGCACGCTGGCAGAACACCTGGTCCTTCCTTTTCTTTACCCAAAGGACGTGGTGCGTGGCCCAGGTGTTACTGCTCAGCTCTTAGCACTAGCCAGGAGCAAAGTCAGGGACTACTTTTCTCCCCAGGGCAAGGGGTTTTAGTGGTAAAACGCAAGTCAAGATAAGGTGGGTTGTGAGTGCCCGAAGTGTCCTGAAGCCCTGGCTGTGGGCTGGCTGCAGCCTAAGCCGCGCCTTTAGGCCTTGGCTTCAACCGCAGCAACTTTGGCAGAGGGTGGTCAGGTAAAGAGGAGCTTGCACATCTGAGACATTTCTTGGTGGCTTGTGGATTCAGGTTAGAAATACCACGTGGTGTGAGATTGGTCTTACTTCTGAGTGTTTTCTGTGCTACCAGGGGGCTGTTGGTATCTAAGAGTTACTTGGGACACGCTCGCCTGGTTGGTAACGTGTGCAGTTGTACCGGTGGTAACTGCCTCGGGTTCCCAGTGTTAGGCGGGATTTTGAGGGCCGCCAGTCCTTTTAACAGCACTGCAAAGAGATCTGGAATAGCAGATCGTCGGGAGTCTCTGAATTACTGCAGATACTGCACTTGTGGAAGATTTTAGGAAGGGGAATTTCACTATTAGGACTAGAAATGCCATCTTGCAGAAATTCAAATAAGAGCCCAAGTTCTGCAGACAGGGATGTGCCACGTCAGGCAGTTCAGGAGCACCGTCCTTCACCTGGCTCCCTTAACTAGCGGCCCTGGGGGGGTTCTTTGCAGCTCCCAGTTTGTGTGCGGGACCTGGCATGCAGCCTGAGAGCCAGGAGCTCTggggcaggaagaaaaacagcCGCTTGGTTCCTGCAGGTGCTCCAAGTGCCTGGGAAGCGGTGGCACTTGTTTAAGGCCGACCAAACTGCACCTCTGCAGTGTTAGCCTGAACCCCGGTGACTTTGGCAGAGGAGgatcaggaggaggaggaggcggctgcccaggcaggatgaagggctggtggggaggtgccatcctccCTCCGAGCCACAGGGAACCCTCCTGGTCCCAGCTCTCCGACACGGGCtgaggagaggaaagcagaacaCAGCGTGGCACAGGCAACGGGGACTGCAGTTCCTTCACATAGTTCCCAGTTGTGCCTAAACCACAAACATTTTGGAGGGGAGATAAGAGCTTGGATGCGAACAAAGgcggttttgttttttctgctgttttaaaaataaacacatcagtGAATGCTTGCACCAGTGTCTGCGTAAGTCCATTGCAGCTGCACTCCCTGTTCAAACTCGGAGGCCGGTAGGAACTTGGCCTGTTTTGGACAGATGgtcatgttttaattttctgtagcAGTCAGATACCTCCCAAGATGACTCTCCTctaaagccttaaaaaaaacccaacagtgcaACAAAACATATCTGCGTGGCAGAGGCTATTCTGGGAACTTCGAGCTGGCTTCTGCTCTGGAGtctgttggggtttgtgtttgttCAAGTAACTTGCTGCCTGGTCGGCTGGCAGAAGGGTATCGAGCAGTCTGCAGTCGGACTGTAGCCGTTAGTTTAGCCATATAATGCAGGAATTATTGTGCGATTTTAAAGCTGTGATTGGAAGTGAGCATAACCTGGGGCAGGTTTGCATTTCAGGGCACGGGTTGAGTGGCCTCAGCTGTTTTAGACCTGAGTGAAATGAATGGTGCCTCTGTGAGAAAGTTTAGCTTGTTTCTAGGGCAAGTACAACTGACGGGAATTGTTTCCTCTGGCTGAACCCTGCTCTTTCTCCTGCCACCTGCCCGTTTTTGCAATGGCTTCAGTGGAAATGACACCGAAGAAATGGCTGTTCCTttcccagccagccagcctgggaTTCGGTTACCTTCTGCAGGGAGCGAGCGAGCTTGGCAGTTGGAAGTTATTACCTCTAAGAGTTATGATGCTTTGGCGTTATAGGTTGTCTGGATCTTTTTCACTGCTTAATGACAATAGCTTTCAGCACAGCTTAGATCTATGAGATTTCAGTGTGAATTTTTCTTGCCTCCTGCAAAAATCTCATCGATGTGCTTTGTCATGAAACAGTTTGCTGCTGAAAGCAGCGGGCCTGGCTGTCCCTGTCAGACTCTGGGAAACGCGTgaccccctttttatttttatggacaTTCCAGTCATACCTAAAACATTTGATAAAGAtggttggttgttgggttttttttttcttgggctcTATTTTGCTGAGAACTTTTCTGTTCATGTGCACTTCAGCAGCAAGTTGGTTTGTGCTGGGCTTCAGCCCATCAGCCAGCAGGTCCTGGTGCTCAGTGCAGCGGAGGAGGACTCACCAGAGCTCATTGACTTGCAATGTCATATGTCCAACTAtgtctcgacaacaccctttaAGATTTGCCTGAAAGCATGCCAACACCTACGAGCAATGTGGGGGGACACTTACCTACAGATCTGCGTCAGTGTTTCTCCCTCTGGCTGGGTGCTGCCCGAGGCCTCGGACAGCTGGTGTGGTCCAGTGGCGAGAGCTGTGTCAGGGACAGCTCGGCTGAGCTACTGCAAACCCCGGCTCTCCTGAGAGCGCACGGAGATTTCAGTGGCCGGGTCACTCTGTCTGGCCTGGCCGCTTTCCAGTTTTCCCATGTGATCGTCTTTACTGAGTTTCTGACGTGCCTTTACAGTCCCAGCCTGTGAGAAGTCAGTGGGAGTTGAGCTTTGCCTTCAGTGGGCCGGCATCAGCCCCAGAAAGTCTAGCTCCCTAATTAGAGAAAGTCTAGCTCCCTAATTGGAGTGGTAAAGCACGGCCAGCCCCTGGAGGGCAGCTCGCTTTTTGGGTTCTTCCCTAGCGTTGCAGGGCTTGCTGTGTATTCCAGTGGTGCTGCTGGGTCCTGTCACTGGGCTGAGTGTGGGCAACAGCCTGTAGCTGGGATGTCAGGGTCACCCAGTGGCCTCTTAAAAGCTAGATTATCTTACGTCTGTTTTCTTCTGGGCTAGTCGCTAAATGCAGATGTGTCCGTTTTCTCCTCTGGctgtccttccctcctgcctcaagGATTCAGTCTCTGACATATATATTGCACCCCAGAGAGCGGATGTTAAGAGAGATGGTAAATGTCTCCAAGCCTTTGGCCTCCTGGTGACCTTGCTGGAACAGTTGGGCTAGATGGCCTGCCCCCCTTAAGTGCAGACAGAGTCGTTTGTCaggaaaatgttctttaaatgtCTTCCAGCGGCGAAGTGAGCATGCTAATGAGTTTTTAATGGTATTCTGCAGTGATGCTGCATGAAAGAGTGTCTCTTCCCCCTCCATCGTGGCTGCTGATTAAAACCACACTTTCCAAAGCTTCAGTCTGGCTCTTGTCTGGAGGCACTTTCCGTCCCCAAGAGGAGTGGTGTGCAGACAGGTAGCCGGTCCTCCAGCGCCTGCTTCAGACCgcctttttttccagctctggcaTTTTTCACATAGCAGCTGGAAATCCCAGCGCTCTTTTCCTAACTTCATCAAGACTTCTCTCGGAGCTCCGCAGAGTCGCTGGGTGGGCGGgcggtgtgtttgtgtgtgtcagGAAGGTAATGTGGAAGGACAAGTCAACCTGTGATTTTACTCACCTGCGAAGGGACTACAGGCCATATTCTTCTCTTCATCTCATCTCCGCTCTCGGGGAGGGAGGATGTTTACTTGCTGAGAACTTCCCCGTGTAGAAATGAGATCTAGAAATAATTTGAGTCTTTGAGTGGTCTCACCGCTCAGCCTGAGCTCCCCCAGCTGCGGGGCGGGGAGCAGTCCCTGAAATCCTCGGTGAGTCGCCGTCTTCTCTGCCAGTTTGGGGTAAACAAGCAGGACAGACCCAGAGTGGGAGGCAGGAGAGGTGCGTGTGGGAGGAGAAGTGACTTGCTGCAGCAGCCCATTAGCTGTGCTTCCTGCTACAAACAGTGGGCCAGAGCTCCTTTCACCGAGCCTTTGCCAGGACTTATCTAGCGGAGCAAGGTGAGAAGAGTTTCTTCCAGCTGCCTGTGATGCTTTAGGAGGAGGAAGGACTTTTGTGGTGACCAGCATAGCACAGGAGAAGGGGCTACGGGGCGTTTAGCCTGTACTATGAGCAAAGACACGAGCACATAAGATCATGTGAACGTGCCAGGGGAATTTATCTTACTCTAATCCTACAAGTTCCTGCAGGTTTGTCATCTCCCGCTGCCTCCATAGCTGTTTCTGATCTTATCCCTCACCTGACAGAGAGGTGCCGCCCTGCAGACCCTCCCGTCGCTTGGCTGATGCGCGTACAGCACCTTGAGGCTTTTGGTTTCGCACCAGGAAGCCAACAGCCTGGCAGGGTTCCCTCCTTCCTTCGTGACTTTGTAGGGTCTGGGCCCTGTGAGGCAGGATGTGTTCCTCTGCTTGAAACCTCCTCACCGATAGGAGGAGaatgtaaataattaaaaagtgatacttttaaaatttatttttaaggaaagatcTCGTCCGTGTGGAGGCTACTGTGATTGAAAAGACGGAGTCATGGCCAAAAATTAACATGCGCTTTTGGAGGAGGCACAACtatcaaaggaagaaaagtaagaTGAAAGGAATCCAGGGCTTCCTTCCCTGCTGTGTTGTTGCTGGGTCCGGGAGGGGGATGTATCGTGACGCGAGGCAGCGCCTGGGGAGGGAGCCTCATTCGCCGTGTCCCCGGGGCCCCTCCTGGCATGGCACCTCTTCCCCAGCCCACTGTATTCGGAGCACGGCGCCTTAATATTCCCCTGGGCCGGCACCCTTCGTTAGGTGGCCTTGCAAAAGACCttgctgagaaaacaaaaatagccTGGGCAGAAAAGCAGTCttgttccctttccaaagccttAAATAATGGAAATGTCGTCACAGATATTAGCATGTCTGAACAGTGTCCTGTGCCAGGCTCCTGGACTCCCCACTGACTGCCCCTTCTCAGGTGCGACCGAGAGGCAGAATTGTGACCGCTTTTTTACAGAAGGGATGCTGAAACCTTGGCCAGCCTGACACAGTCCCACGGGAGCTCTGCCTGGCCCTCCCGTTCCTGCCACGGCAGTGGTGTCCCGCCGTCCCGCCAGCATCGCCGGCACCCCTGGGAGCCCTCCCGCCCGGGCATGCCTTAGGCTCACGgagctgagccagcagcagccttCTGACAGGTACGCAACAGGATTTTGTGCTGTCAtctcatcttttgtttcttttttctcttttcattctttttcagtCATCGTGAACCCGCAGACTGTCCTCCGGATAAACACCATAGAAATTTTCCCCTGTTTGTCATGATTGATTGATCGGGTGTTGCGTGTCTCGCGTTTATTATTGCTTTAGGCAATTATGGAAATAAAACTGCCTTGTCATTGGAAAGTTCTGGACTTCTTGCTGTTGTCGGAAATGGAAATCtagatgtaatttcttttttaaaaaaacgaaatgaaatattctttttaaactaTTATTCCAGCCTTGATGGTGTTTATTTCTCAGGAGTTTTAAACAGCCCAGGACCCACTAGCAGCTGTCAAGCTGTTCCGCCCCAGCTGGGTCTGCCTTCGCCTGCACCTCTCTGTACTGTAGGAATCCGGGCTCTCGGCTGTGTCTTAGAAATACCTTGGGCTTTGCTGGTTGTGGAAGAAAAGGGCCGTCTGCCTGCCCGCTCCCAGAGGTAAGGCTCTGAGCTGCAAGGCACGACCCGTGTGTAGAATTAGTCGATGGAAAGAGCCCGTTGCTGTGCGTAGACATCGGTGTCCTCGCGAGCGTCCCTACCCTGGGCCTGCGAGCACATGCGGTTCCAGCAGAGCGCCAGGCGGGTTCGGGGGAGCTGATGTGCCCTCTGGAAACGCTCATTGCTCTCCACAGACTGCAGTTACGTGGCTGTAAGTAGGTGAGGTGGTTTTAAGGGTGCTAAGTGTAATTTTGCCCCctgccccttctcctctcctgacaaaagccctgctgctctgtgcctATAATTCCTGGCATCATATGGCTTCAGGGAATATCCTGGGGCATGGTGTGGCCCGCTGAAGAGAGCAGTGAAACAAGGTGACTGCAGGATCCCAAATCTACTCCCAGCTCATGTTAGGTGGTGAAAATCCTTAAAGCTTAGCAACAGGAGATGCAGCTGAGAAGCTACCCTCCGAAAGGTGAGCCAGAGCATCTACTGCATAGCAATAAATTGTGTGTATTAACACCATCAAAAGAACAGGTATCAGTGGCTCAGGAGTGATTTCATGCCCACTTGCTTGACCTACTGAGTATATTTTCATGGCTAGATCTTGGTATTTTCTCTCCACTTCGGCTGCGAGTGGAGCGCGGTGACTTGCTGAGCAGC encodes:
- the MRPL21 gene encoding 39S ribosomal protein L21, mitochondrial isoform X1; translated protein: MAAAVAAAARRQVTALFLSSAVRHQSSQSTSLQQGLVAKTSLTSPPWPEVKLPDPVEEAKYHTEVVQKVNKMIATGQYGRLFAVVHFASKQWKITSEDLIMMDNVLEAECGDRIRMEKVLLVGADDFTLIGRPLLGPVAFESITSKPSSSAPADSNHCHGARTEQQHPLLRCSKCLGSGGTCLRPTKLHLCSVSLNPGDFGRGGSGGGGGGCPGRMKGWWGGAILPPSHREPSWSQLSDTG
- the MRPL21 gene encoding 39S ribosomal protein L21, mitochondrial isoform X2, producing the protein MAAAVAAAARRQVTALFLSSAVRHQSSQSTSLQQGLVAKTSLTSPPWPEVKLPDPVEEAKYHTEVVQKVNKMIATGQYGRLFAVVHFASKQWKITSEDLIMMDNVLEAECGDRIRMEKVLLVGADDFTLIGRPLLGPVAFESITSKPSSSAPADSNHCHGARTEQQHPLLRKDLVRVEATVIEKTESWPKINMRFWRRHNYQRKKIIVNPQTVLRINTIEIFPCLS
- the MRPL21 gene encoding 39S ribosomal protein L21, mitochondrial isoform X3, yielding MAAAVAAAARRQVTALFLSSAVRHQSSQSTSLQQGLVAKTSLTSPPWPEVKLPDPVEEAKYHTEVVQKVNKMIATGQYGRLFAVVHFASKQWKITSEDLIMMDNVLEAECGDRIRMEKVLLVGADDFTLIGRPLLGKDLVRVEATVIEKTESWPKINMRFWRRHNYQRKKIIVNPQTVLRINTIEIFPCLS